A genome region from Maridesulfovibrio salexigens DSM 2638 includes the following:
- a CDS encoding cytochrome c3 family protein, which translates to MQRFALYMALIIAGLSLSQPCAAQEELAGADRYKLREASTGYYQQYEVKPGRGSPFRQWNSPSGVISTGGRGSDASYQADAHALVKNYAHQSCENCHKVEARNNRHTTRNNISCRQCHGSDPIAGVNYYYSPLNPIRRHAYVCAKCHEGASASFAMFVVHEPSPIMAGTAESFPALFWAVWIMLAIAVGTFAIFLPHTGLWMLRELFTRKRKGGDK; encoded by the coding sequence ATGCAAAGATTTGCACTCTATATGGCCCTGATTATTGCGGGTTTATCCCTTTCGCAGCCGTGTGCAGCGCAGGAAGAACTTGCAGGAGCTGACCGATACAAGCTTCGGGAAGCAAGTACGGGCTATTATCAGCAATACGAAGTCAAACCCGGACGAGGCAGCCCTTTCAGGCAATGGAACTCACCTTCCGGGGTGATCAGCACAGGGGGCCGCGGCTCTGATGCATCCTATCAGGCAGACGCGCATGCTTTGGTAAAGAACTATGCACACCAGTCATGCGAAAATTGTCATAAGGTCGAAGCGCGTAATAATCGCCATACCACCCGAAACAATATCAGTTGCCGTCAATGTCACGGCAGCGATCCCATTGCGGGGGTAAATTATTATTACTCACCTCTGAACCCCATCCGCAGGCATGCCTATGTCTGCGCCAAGTGTCACGAGGGAGCAAGCGCTTCTTTTGCAATGTTCGTTGTGCACGAACCATCACCGATTATGGCCGGAACCGCTGAAAGTTTCCCCGCTCTATTCTGGGCTGTATGGATCATGCTGGCAATTGCTGTCGGAACGTTCGCAATATTCCTGCCCCATACCGGACTTTGGATGCTACGCGAACTATTCACCCGTAAACGCAAAGGGGGTGACAAATGA